The stretch of DNA TCCGGACGGGGTCTGAGAATGGGAAAGAGGATGACCTCCCTGATGGATGATGAATCAGTGAGGATCATGACCAGACGGTCGATGCCGATTCCCATTCCACCGGTGGGCGGCATGCCGTATTCCAATGCCTCCAGATAATCGGTATCGACAAGATGCGCTTCGTAATCACCCATTTCGCGTTTATAGAGTTGGCTCTCGAACCGCTTACGTTGTTCAATGGGATCATTCAGTTCGCTGTACGCGTTTCCTATTTCCTCCTTACCGATGAACAGTTCAAAACGTTCCGCAACCCGGGGATCATTTTTTTTGGAGCGGGAAAGCGGAGAAATCTCCACCGGGTACTCGAGGACAAAGGTTGGGTTTACGCAGTGAGGCTGAACAAAATGTTCCAAGAGTTCGTTGATCATCTTTCCCCGATCCCAGTTTTTTTCAACGTGCATGCCGGCGCGTTCAGCCTTAAAGAACATCACCTCGGAAGAATCCTCGAAAATGTCGATACCCGACGCGTCAAGAATGCTCTTCCTTAGGTTGATCCGGGTCCAGGGAGGAGTAAAATCGATGTCCAGGCCCTGGTATTTGATGCGAAGACTCTTCAGGATAGTTTGAACAACGAAACAGAGCAACTCCTCACAGAGTTCAAGCATGGTCTCGTAATTACCGAAAGCCTGGTAAAGTTCAAGCATGGTAAACTCCGGATTGTGCCGGATGGATAGTCCTTCGTTCCGAAAATTCCGGTTGATCTCGTACACTTTCTCCAATCCCCCGACGATCAGACGCTTCAAAAAGAGTTCGGGAGCAATCCGCAGAAAGAGATCCAGACCAAGGGCGTTATGAAAGGTCTTAAAAGGACGGGCCAGGGCACCGCCTGGCAGGAGTTGCATCATGGGGGTTTCGACTTCCAGAAAGCCCCGATCATCAAGAAAATTCCGCATAACCCTTAACGCTCTTGAACGAAGATAAAATATTTTCCGGACTTCGAGATTCATGATCATGTCCAGATACCTTCGCCGGTAACGGGCCTCGACATCCCTGAGGCCGTGCCATTTTTCCGGAAGAGGCTTCAGGCATTTCCCCAATAGGACAAATGTCCCAGCCACCACGGTTAATTCCCCGGTACGGGTTTTGAACACCGACCCCGTCACTCCGATCAGATCACCGACATCGGTCGCCCGGGCAATCTCAAACTCTTCCTCCGCGAGATTGTCTTTCTTGGCGTAGATCTGGATGCGGGCACTGCGATCCTGTAGGTCAGCGAAAAAAGCCTTCCCGTGACGGCGCAGAGCCATCACCCTTCCGCTGACGCTGACTTTTTTTCCCGTGTCGAGATAGACTGTCTCGTTTTCGCGGATATCCTCGATCGCGTGGGTTCGTCGGAACGAAGAATCATAGGGGTCTATACCTCGCTCGCGGTAAAAAGCCAGTCGTTTTACCTGTTCACTAAGACTGTCCGGAAGGGGGACGTTATCAATGGTCAACCAACCACTGCCTCATCTTTCTTCCTGATTTCAACGACCCGGTACCTTACAAGTCCAACCGGAATCTTCAGTTCGACCTCTTCACCCGTGGTTTTCCCTAAGAGCGCCTGAGCCAACGGAGATTCGAAAGAGATTTTACACTGGGAAGGATTCGCTTCGACGGAATCGACAACGGAATACTCCACCACTTTGCCGGTGGAGAGATTTTCCAA from Atribacteraceae bacterium encodes:
- the lysS gene encoding lysine--tRNA ligase; the protein is MTIDNVPLPDSLSEQVKRLAFYRERGIDPYDSSFRRTHAIEDIRENETVYLDTGKKVSVSGRVMALRRHGKAFFADLQDRSARIQIYAKKDNLAEEEFEIARATDVGDLIGVTGSVFKTRTGELTVVAGTFVLLGKCLKPLPEKWHGLRDVEARYRRRYLDMIMNLEVRKIFYLRSRALRVMRNFLDDRGFLEVETPMMQLLPGGALARPFKTFHNALGLDLFLRIAPELFLKRLIVGGLEKVYEINRNFRNEGLSIRHNPEFTMLELYQAFGNYETMLELCEELLCFVVQTILKSLRIKYQGLDIDFTPPWTRINLRKSILDASGIDIFEDSSEVMFFKAERAGMHVEKNWDRGKMINELLEHFVQPHCVNPTFVLEYPVEISPLSRSKKNDPRVAERFELFIGKEEIGNAYSELNDPIEQRKRFESQLYKREMGDYEAHLVDTDYLEALEYGMPPTGGMGIGIDRLVMILTDSSSIREVILFPILRPRPD